The following are encoded in a window of Vigna unguiculata cultivar IT97K-499-35 chromosome 8, ASM411807v1, whole genome shotgun sequence genomic DNA:
- the LOC114194306 gene encoding glycosyltransferase BC10, with protein MQSRGVALEEGKERSSQSKPLRPLRLLVLFFSLCVVFSVISIYTVKHFGIESVATTMSSNFQPCYYEEHGGLDKWIRPPLSLIHNMSDKELLWRASFVPRIKDYPYPRIPKIAFMFLTKGPLPLAPLWERFFKGHEKLFSIYIHSLPSYQPQFPPTSVFYGRQIPSQVSEWGRMSMCDAERRLLGNALLDMSNEWFILVSESCIPLYNFSFIYHYTMKSKHSFMGAFDDQGPFGRGRYNENMAPLVNITEWRKGSQWFEVNRKLAVTIVEDTKFHPVFERYCRPACYVDEHYFPTMLTIQAANVLANRSLTWVDWSRGGAHPATFGRNDITEEFFNSVRGGSTCLYNNRNSSVCVLFARKFAPSALEPLLQMVDSKVLNY; from the exons ATGCAATCTAGGGGTGTGGCCCTTGAAGAGGGAAAGGAAAGAAGCAGCCAATCGAAGCCTCTGAGACCACTGCGGCTActtgtgttgtttttttctctctgtGTTGTGTTTTCGGTCATTAGCATATACACAGTTAAGCATTTTGGAATTGAGAGTGTAGCGACTACAATGAGTTCTAATTTTCAGCCATGTTATTATGAGGAACATGGTGGTTTGGATAAGTGGATTAGACCACCTTTGAGCCTGATCCACAACATGAGTGACAAAGAACTGCTGTGGAGGGCTTCTTTTGTTCCAAGGATCAAGGATTATCCATATCCTAGAATTCCCAAGATTGCATTCATGTTCCTGACCAAGGGACCATTGCCTCTGGCACCCCTTTGGGAGAGATTTTTCAAGGGGCATGAGAAGTTGTTTTCCATATATATTCATTCACTGCCCTCATATCAACCTCAGTTTCCTCCTACATCTGTCTTTTACGGCAGGCAAATCCCTAGCCAG GTTTCTGAGTGGGGAAGGATGAGCATGTGTGATGCTGAAAGAAGACTCCTTGGTAATGCATTGCTTGACATGTCCAACGAGTGGTTCATACTTGTCTCTGAGTCATGCATTCCCCTCTACAACTTCAGTTTTATCTACCATTACACAATGAAGTCCAAACACAGCTTCATGGGTGCATTCGATGATCAGGGTCCATTTGGAAGAGGGCGCTACAACGAGAACATGGCCCCTCTGGTGAACATCACTGAGTGGCGCAAGGGCTCGCAATGGTTCGAAGTGAACCGGAAGCTCGCCGTCACCATTGTTGAAGACACGAAGTTCCATCCGGTATTCGAGCGATATTGCCGGCCGGCGTGCTACGTCGACGAGCACTACTTTCCGACGATGCTCACCATTCAAGCTGCAAATGTTTTGGCCAATAGAAGCTTAACTTGGGTGGACTGGTCTAGGGGTGGAGCTCACCCAGCTACATTTGGAAGAAATGACATCACTGAGGAGTTTTTCAACAGCGTACGAGGAGGTTCTACATGTTTGTACAACAATAGAAACTCTTCTGTTTGTGTGCTTTTCGCCAGAAAATTTGCTCCTAGTGCTTTGGAACCTTTGTTACAAATGGTGGATTCAAAGGTATTGAACTATTGa
- the LOC114193572 gene encoding mediator of RNA polymerase II transcription subunit 10b-like — translation MDSSQNTALGGNGGSGGNGTLISQTNDMTASAAGADDSMQKLNQVSNSIQKTLGLIHQLYLTVSTFNAAFQMPLLQRINGLVVELDNMVKLAEKCNIQVPMEVVNLIDDGKNPDEFTKDVINSCIAKNQITKGKTDVLKSLRKHLLEELEQNFPDEVETFRESRAAAAAELKRQAQAQSALSNGDVRVKSEH, via the exons ATGGATTCATCACAAAACACAGCTCTGGGGGGAAATGGTGGGAGCGGTGGAAATGGGACATTGATTTCTCAAACTAATGATATGACAGCTTCTGCAGCAGGAGCTGATGATTCTATGCAGAAGCTGAACCAGGTCAGCAACTCAATTCAGAAAACCTTGGGCCTTATTCATCAGCTTTACCTCACAGTTTCTACCTTCAATGCTGCCTTTCAAATGCCTCTACTCCAGCGCAT TAATGGTCTTGTGGTAGAGCTTGACAACATGGTTAAATTGGCAGAGAAATGCAACATTCAGGTTCCCATGGAGGTTGTTAA TCTAATTGATGATGGAAAGAATCCAGATGAATTTACCAAAGATGTTATAAACAGCTGTATTGCAAAGAATCAGATCACCAAAGGAAAAACTGATGTCTTAAAG AGTTTGCGCAAACATCTTTTAGAAGAATTGGAGCAAAACTTTCCTGATGAGGTTGAAACTTTTAGAGAAAGTCGTGCTGCTGCAGCTGCT GAGCTGAAACGTCAGGCACAAGCTCAAAGTGCACTGTCAAATGGAGATGTGAGGGTCAAATCAGAGCATTGA